The DNA sequence cGAAATGGTAGTGGCGGTGGTGTGGGTGTTTCCATTATTGAGAAAGATGATGTTGTTACATGCAATGGCTGGGCCCTACTCTGAGTTTCATTATTCTACAGCTAGCATTGCAATTTGCAAATGCAGCCTGGCTAAGGTCCCACTCCCacatttctatttctttttcaccAATATGCCCTTACCTCCTCAATtctttctcaaattttcatgttCATCTACACTTTACTCATGCACTCACAATTCTCAATCGATAATGTCTATATATTTCATTCTAATCTTCACTACACTTTCTCATAACTtctaatcaaattatatatatatatatatatatatatatatatatatatatatatatatatatatatacttactAGTTCTTTATAATCTTTATGTGTATAGATATCTTGGACACACACTATGGGGAGCTTGCTATTCAAAAAGGGCAAATTTGTACAATTGGGGATTGGCACATgcaatataattaaacaaacaaaGAAATCTCGGCATAAATCTAAGCAGAGCAGAACATCAGCATATGATGTTACAACTGGAAGTGCCAAAACCATTTTAAAAGTCACGGTCATTGAATGAAGTGCCCCTTCTCGGTTTCTGAGATCTAACTCAGAAACAAACCCTCCCTTCAGAGACTCCATATTCTTCCCACTCAGAATGGATTCAAGGACCTGTTCTTCAGTGTCCATCATAATTTTACTTGCAGCAATTGTTGTTGCTCATTTTCATTCATCAGAAGCAGCTGTGTCCAAGGGATCTTTTGAGGACAATTTCAGCATAATGTGGTCCGAGGACCATTTTACTACCTCTAAAGATGGACAGATCTGGTATCTCTCACTAGACAAAGATACAGGTATCAAATGCATCACATTGAAATATGCACTTTCTTCAACCTGCATTGGATTCTACGATTTTTATGAGGAGAATTCGAACTGTTAgcataaaatttcatatttgagCTGTTTCTCAAGCATTCAATGTTTTGACAGGATGTGGATTTCAAACAAAACAACGCTACAGATTCGGGTGGTTCAGTATGAAGCTGAAGTTAGTCGCAGGTGACTCTGCTGGTGTTGTGACAGCATATTATGTAAGTCTGCAAACCATTTAAGTGCAGTAATTAGAATTAGACGAAAGTAATTAGTTGCCAAGTTTGATAAGAACTAACTAAAGTATCATCTCAGTAATCAGTAACTTGTATTTGAAACAAATCTTCATTATACAAATTATTGAATCAAAACATCAATTCTAAGACCAGAGTGTGATATAATACTGCATCCAATCCAAGTGTGATTGACGAGTGGGGAATTGTTGCAGATGTGCTCAGAAAACGGTGCAGGGCCAGAAAGAGATGAACTTGATTTTGAGTTTCTGGGAAACAGAACCGGGGAGCCTTATTTGATTCAAACAAACGTGTACAAGAATGGGACCGGTGGGCGTGAGATGAGGCATATGCTATGGTTTGACCCAACCGAGGATTACCACACCTACTCCATTCTCTGGAACAACCATCAGATAGTGTAAGTTCCATCTCATGTATTATTCTACCACTTCCTGCTCTAACCTCAGTTCTTCACACCCGAAtctcagataaaaaaaaaagttgttaattCAAAATATCCTATGCTGTTGTCGGTTTAAAGTTTTGTTCGTAATATAGTGAAAAGTATGATATAAATCACGTGGACAGTAAGAAGAATGGATTAGTATTGTTTTCTGAGAATGCCATTTCTAATGACAGCAATTTTGTTTATCAGGTTTTTTGTGGATAGAGTTCCTGTGAGGGTGTTCAAGAACAATGGGGAAGCAAACAATTTCTTCCCTAATGAGAAACCCATGTACTTGTTCTCGAGCATATGGAATGCAGATGAATGGGCCACACGAGGTGGGCTTGAGAAGACGAACTGGAAATTAGCTCCATTTGTTTCATCCTACAAGGACTTCAGTGTGGATGGTTGCCAATGGGAAGATCCATACCCTGCATGTGTCTCAACCACAACCAAAAATTGGTGGGATCAGTATGATGCTTGGCACCTCTCTGGTGATCAGAAAATGGATTATGCTTGGGTTCAGAGGAA is a window from the Vigna unguiculata cultivar IT97K-499-35 chromosome 7, ASM411807v1, whole genome shotgun sequence genome containing:
- the LOC114189828 gene encoding probable xyloglucan endotransglucosylase/hydrolase protein 8, with amino-acid sequence MDSRTCSSVSIIILLAAIVVAHFHSSEAAVSKGSFEDNFSIMWSEDHFTTSKDGQIWYLSLDKDTGCGFQTKQRYRFGWFSMKLKLVAGDSAGVVTAYYMCSENGAGPERDELDFEFLGNRTGEPYLIQTNVYKNGTGGREMRHMLWFDPTEDYHTYSILWNNHQIVFFVDRVPVRVFKNNGEANNFFPNEKPMYLFSSIWNADEWATRGGLEKTNWKLAPFVSSYKDFSVDGCQWEDPYPACVSTTTKNWWDQYDAWHLSGDQKMDYAWVQRNLVIYDYCNDAQRYPTTPEECSLSPWD